One part of the Nostoc sp. PCC 7120 = FACHB-418 genome encodes these proteins:
- a CDS encoding DNA adenine methylase: MLKSPLRYPGGKSKAIKQIIEYLPESFHEYREPFVGGGSVFIYLKQKFPDLKIWINDLNTELFLFWKIAQSDLSQLVKEIRRIKDKYQDGKLLFLELTTVDVISLSDLDRAVRFFVLNRITFSGTVESGGFSQQAFQKRFTHSSIERLEKLENILTEDIKITNLDYSQLLNNEQNDVFIFLDPPYYSATKSRLYGKDGELHTSFEHQRFAALLQQCPQRWLITYDNSPEIRANFSSAHIYEWELQYGMNNYKQSGAAKGKELFISNYEIKHNLSKMATNQPDLQLELNISTSL, from the coding sequence ATGCTCAAAAGCCCACTCCGATATCCTGGCGGGAAATCAAAAGCTATCAAGCAAATAATTGAATATCTACCCGAAAGCTTTCATGAATATCGAGAACCGTTTGTAGGGGGTGGTTCTGTATTTATTTACTTAAAGCAAAAGTTTCCTGATTTGAAAATTTGGATTAATGATTTAAACACTGAATTATTTCTATTTTGGAAAATTGCCCAATCTGACCTATCTCAGCTAGTCAAAGAAATACGTCGAATTAAAGATAAATACCAAGATGGTAAATTACTGTTTTTAGAATTAACCACAGTTGATGTAATTAGCCTATCTGATTTAGACAGAGCAGTAAGATTTTTTGTCCTCAACAGAATTACTTTCTCTGGTACTGTAGAATCAGGCGGTTTCTCTCAACAAGCTTTTCAAAAAAGGTTTACCCACTCCTCAATAGAACGATTAGAGAAATTAGAAAATATACTAACTGAAGATATAAAAATTACTAATTTAGATTATAGTCAACTATTAAACAATGAACAAAATGATGTATTCATATTTTTAGACCCGCCATATTATAGCGCTACAAAATCTAGATTGTATGGTAAAGATGGGGAGTTACATACATCTTTTGAACATCAGAGATTTGCTGCATTATTGCAACAATGTCCTCAGCGCTGGCTAATTACCTACGACAACTCGCCGGAAATACGAGCTAATTTTTCATCTGCTCATATATACGAATGGGAATTGCAGTATGGCATGAATAACTATAAACAAAGCGGTGCTGCGAAGGGAAAAGAGTTATTTATTAGCAATTATGAAATCAAACATAATTTAAGTAAAATGGCAACAAATCAACCTGATTTACAGTTAGAACTTAATATTTCAACCTCGCTTTGA
- the trpD gene encoding anthranilate phosphoribosyltransferase, which produces MTSSPTSTQESSTSWYLLLQQLIDGESLSRSQAAELMQGWLSEAVPPELSGAILTALNFKGVSADELTGMAEVLQSQSKMGTGENYSQLPITNSPFSIIDTCGTGGDGSSTFNISTAVAFVAAAYGVPVAKHGNRSASSLTGSADVLEALGVNLGASPEKVQAALQEVGITFLFAPGWHPALKAVATLRRTLRIRTVFNLLGPLVNPLRPTGQVVGLFTPKLLTTVAQALDNLGKQKAIVLHGRERLDEAGLGDLTDLAVLSDGELQLTTINPQEVGVTPAPIGALRGGDVQENAEILKAVLQGKGTQAQQDAVALNAALALQVAGAVPLLDHAQGVSVAKEILQTGTAWAKLAQLVYFLGN; this is translated from the coding sequence ATGACCAGTTCTCCTACATCTACACAAGAATCTTCTACTAGCTGGTATCTTCTACTGCAACAATTAATAGATGGTGAATCTCTAAGCCGATCGCAAGCTGCTGAATTGATGCAGGGTTGGCTCAGTGAAGCCGTACCCCCAGAGTTATCAGGCGCAATCTTAACGGCACTCAATTTTAAAGGCGTTTCTGCCGACGAGTTGACTGGTATGGCTGAAGTACTACAATCTCAATCGAAAATGGGGACTGGGGAAAATTATTCTCAATTACCAATTACCAATTCCCCATTCTCCATAATCGATACTTGTGGCACTGGTGGCGATGGGTCATCGACTTTTAATATTTCTACGGCGGTGGCGTTTGTGGCAGCTGCTTATGGTGTACCTGTTGCCAAGCATGGTAATCGTTCGGCTTCGAGTTTGACTGGTAGCGCCGATGTTTTGGAAGCTTTGGGTGTTAACTTGGGTGCTTCCCCCGAAAAAGTACAAGCTGCACTGCAAGAAGTCGGGATCACATTTTTGTTTGCCCCTGGTTGGCATCCTGCACTCAAGGCGGTGGCTACTTTGCGACGGACTTTAAGAATCCGCACGGTGTTTAATTTGCTGGGGCCGTTGGTCAATCCTCTGCGTCCCACTGGGCAAGTGGTGGGGTTATTTACTCCCAAACTTTTGACAACTGTTGCCCAAGCTTTAGATAATTTGGGTAAGCAAAAGGCGATCGTCTTACATGGACGAGAACGGCTTGATGAGGCTGGCTTGGGTGATTTAACAGACTTAGCAGTATTATCTGATGGTGAGCTACAGTTAACTACGATCAATCCCCAAGAAGTGGGTGTGACACCTGCTCCTATTGGCGCACTCCGGGGTGGTGATGTACAAGAAAATGCGGAAATTCTCAAAGCTGTATTGCAAGGTAAAGGAACCCAAGCACAGCAAGACGCTGTAGCTTTAAATGCGGCGTTGGCGCTACAGGTGGCGGGTGCAGTCCCATTATTAGACCATGCCCAAGGTGTGAGTGTCGCTAAGGAGATCCTACAGACTGGTACTGCCTGGGCAAAATTGGCACAATTGGTATACTTTCTGGGGAATTAG
- a CDS encoding retropepsin-like aspartic protease family protein codes for MTPHSLNMPSLEQVRLQLIMLQPFLSRAILICLSGTIAFFSVACSTDKQKTAILRNQQSVVTEDLPVPVSDEPQVAPNIPESKELPSSPMEPSSFEMGLDKAAGAESISQSAQSPDDWYLVASQFHDAIALMKQVEKQSSEFAIAQTKISEYQRQMKNAVRQANTVARPLPTRPTPRVVATAPQQSSSPQFVIPVPPPGSTKLSTEPVNFPISAALTSEQDVFVAPIKRRIGGTPIVTVTFNGQQQFDMIVDTGASGTVITQEMANALRVVTVGKAKANTASSKGVEFPIGYVDSMAVGGVIVNRVPVAIAGAELETGLLGHDFFGNYDVTIRRNVVEFRRQAHSEANSPESIPIVPILPRQYQSVGSP; via the coding sequence GGTACGATCGCCTTTTTCAGTGTTGCTTGTAGCACAGACAAACAAAAAACGGCTATTCTTCGTAATCAACAGTCTGTGGTGACGGAGGATTTGCCAGTACCAGTTTCCGATGAACCACAAGTAGCACCCAATATTCCGGAGTCAAAAGAGTTGCCATCATCGCCAATGGAACCGAGTTCTTTTGAGATGGGGTTAGATAAAGCAGCTGGTGCTGAGAGTATTAGCCAATCGGCGCAATCGCCTGATGATTGGTATTTGGTAGCCAGTCAGTTCCATGATGCGATCGCGCTGATGAAACAAGTCGAAAAACAAAGTTCTGAGTTTGCGATCGCTCAAACTAAAATTTCTGAGTATCAGCGTCAGATGAAAAATGCTGTACGCCAAGCTAATACGGTCGCCCGACCATTGCCTACAAGACCGACTCCCAGGGTAGTGGCAACTGCGCCCCAACAGTCTAGCTCACCTCAGTTTGTTATCCCTGTGCCGCCACCTGGAAGTACAAAACTGTCAACAGAACCAGTAAATTTTCCCATATCAGCAGCACTTACCTCGGAACAAGATGTTTTTGTTGCCCCGATTAAACGCCGAATTGGGGGTACGCCAATTGTGACGGTGACATTCAACGGTCAGCAGCAATTTGACATGATTGTCGATACTGGAGCCAGTGGTACTGTGATCACTCAAGAAATGGCGAATGCTTTGAGAGTGGTTACTGTCGGTAAAGCCAAGGCTAACACTGCTAGTTCTAAGGGTGTAGAGTTTCCCATTGGTTATGTAGATTCGATGGCAGTGGGAGGGGTGATAGTAAATAGAGTACCAGTAGCGATCGCTGGGGCGGAACTCGAAACCGGGCTTTTAGGACATGATTTTTTTGGTAATTACGATGTCACTATTAGGCGCAATGTCGTAGAATTCCGCCGCCAAGCACATTCAGAAGCTAATTCCCCAGAAAGTATACCAATTGTGCCAATTTTGCCCAGGCAGTACCAGTCTGTAGGATCTCCTTAG